ACCGCCAAACTGAGCAAGGACATCAGGGAATAGGGGCATTGCGGAGGTGGCTTTGATTTCCACCATCTCCTGGTCAAGCTCCCCCTTGCGCAGTTGCTCCCGCAGCCTTTCCCGCACGCCCGGGTTTCTGGAGGTATCTTCAGGCAAGAGGAGTTTCAGAAGTTTCTCCTCGGCAAGCGCCTCTGCCTTTTCCTGCACCTCTTTGGTCTTTTCCGCCTTGACCATATTCACCCCAATCTCCATCAGGTCACGAATCATTGAGTCAACATCCCTGCCGACATAGCCAACCTCGGTGAACTTGGATGCCTCAACCTTCACAAATGGTGCCTGAACCAGCCGGGCGAGCCGGCGGGCAATCTCGGTCTTGCCCACACCGGTTGGTCCAATCAAAATGATGTTATTGGGCAGAATCTCCTCGCGCAATCGGTCAGGGATCTGGCTCCGGCGCCAGCGGTTGCGCAGGGCGATTGCCACCGCCTTCTTCGCCTTTTCCTGACCGATGATATAGCGGTCAAGTTCGGCAACAATCTCACGCGGGGTCAATGCCCGCCCCAATTCCGAATTGCCAACTGGATTGCTGTTCATCGGGTGTTAAAAGGATAATAAACGCGATTCAAAAGTCAAAGGGCAAAACTGGCAATAGGAATTTTTCCGATGTCTATTGGAGGTTAGTAGTTGAACTCTGAACCAAGAACCATAAACTAAGGACTATCAACTATGAGCCAAAAAGGTGAAGAGGCGCTTTCCGGTGTGGCGCTGGTAACTGCGGCGTATATTGGTGCCCAGATTCTTTCCGACATCGCCAGCCTGCGCATTGTTCGGTTCGTGGGTTTCAGTATGGATGCGGGCACCTTAATCTATCCCTTCACCTTTACCATCAGGGATTTGGTGCACAAGACCGCCGGGATAAAGGTGGCGCGGAGGGTGATTGTCGCTGCCGGTATAATCAACCTTTTTATGGCAGGGCTTTTCTGGCTGGTTGCCCGGCTGCCGCCAGATGTTCAGGTTGGACCGCAACTGGAGTTCGGGATGGTGCTTTCTCCGGTCTGGCGGATTGTCATCGCCTCAATCATTGCCGAGGTGGCATCAGAACTGGTTGATGGTGAAATCTATCAGTTGTGGGTGAATCGGATGGGTTTGCGCCGGCAGTGGCTAAGGGTCTTGGTATCCAATGGGGTGAGTGTGCCTTTGGACTCTGCCCTTTTCTGCTCCCTTGCCTTTATCGGCAGGATGCCATTTTTGGTGGTGGTGAGCATCTTCTGGGCAAATGTGATTCTCAAGGGCGTAACCACCTTTATCTCCCTGCCGATGATTTACCTTGTGCGCGAGCGGCGGACTGCTTGACAATAGGTTAAAGTCGGGTAAATTGAGGGTATGGAAAGAACACTGGCGCGGGATTTGCCCCAGCATATCGGCGAGCGGGTCCGGCTCTTGGGCTGGGTCCACCACATCCGCAAACTGGGCAAGATTTGTTTTGTGCTTTTGCGTGACCGCAGCGGAATAACCCAGGCGGTAACAGGTGAGCCGGAGAGGTTCAATCTTGACCAGGTTCAGCGGGAGTCAATCGTTGAGGTCATCGGGAGGGTCAAGCCCGAGCCCCAGGCGCGGCAGGGGTGCGAACTGGAACTGGAACAAATCAAGGTTCTGATTGCACCGGTGGCACCTTTGCCCTTTGAGGTGAACCGCTCCAAGAGGAAGTTGAATCTGAAACTGG
The window above is part of the candidate division WOR-3 bacterium genome. Proteins encoded here:
- a CDS encoding queuosine precursor transporter; this encodes MSQKGEEALSGVALVTAAYIGAQILSDIASLRIVRFVGFSMDAGTLIYPFTFTIRDLVHKTAGIKVARRVIVAAGIINLFMAGLFWLVARLPPDVQVGPQLEFGMVLSPVWRIVIASIIAEVASELVDGEIYQLWVNRMGLRRQWLRVLVSNGVSVPLDSALFCSLAFIGRMPFLVVVSIFWANVILKGVTTFISLPMIYLVRERRTA